The Jeotgalibacillus aurantiacus region GGATATTAAGCACAAATTAGGTCTCGGAACTGCTCCGCTCGGCAATATGTTCCGGGAGGTGCCGGAGAAGGAAGCGATGGAGACGATTCAGACGGCTTGGGATGAGGGGATCCGTTATTTTGATACTGCTCCTCTTTACGGAGCGGGTCTGGCAGAGTTGAGATTGGGTGAGATTTTATCATCTTATAAGCGTGACGAGTATCTTCTGAGTTCAAAGGTTGGCCGGATCGTGCTGGATGAAGAGGAGGAGAAGGAAGGCCTGTTTGAGTATGGACGTAAAAATAAAATTCAAACAGACTATACAGAGGATGGGACGTTACGCTCGATTGAGGACAGTCTGAAGCGTTTGAAAACAGACCGCCTTGATATGGTGTTTGTGCATGATATTTCACCGGATTTTCTTGGAGATGAATGGGTGACGAAGTTTGATGAGGCTCGGAAAGGTGCCTTTAAAGTGCTGGATCGCCTGCGAGATGAAGGCGTGATTTCTGCCTGGGGACTTGGTGTCAATACAACGATCTCGATTGAAGTGGCACTTGAGCTGGAGGAAGCACATCCAGATCTGAGTTTATCTGCGACACAATATACGCTGCTTCAGCATGAACGAGCACTGGAACGTATGATGCCATTGACGCAGCAAAAAGGTGCCGGACTTGTCATCGGCTCGGCTTTTAATTCAGGAGCTTTACTTGGTGGTGACTATTTTGATTATCAGAAGATCACGCCTGAGATCAAAGAAAAAGTCAATCAATTTAACGAAGTGGCATTGCGTCACAATGTGAGCCTGAAAGATGCAGCCCTTCAGTTTTCCTCAGCGCATCCAGCTGTCAAGGCCATCGTCACAGGCTCAACCAGACCGGACCGCATCAAAGAAGATCTGGCAGCCATGAACGCCAACATTCCAGAAGCGTTTTGGAATGAACTCGTAGAAAAAGAGCTGATTTCAAAGCGTGCACCATTGCCAAAGCGATAAAAAGAAAAAGCCTCGGAATCATTTTCGAGGCTTTTTCTGTATGTAGAGTTTGGGGTCTGCTTTCTTAACTGTCTTCATTGCTGCCAAACATTTTGCTTGCCAATTGTTCGTCATTTTCTCCTGCTATTGCGATAATATAAGGTTTGTCTGTTGGGAAGGAACTTAGTTTTATAAGTAATTCATTAGCAACATTAGTTATTTCAACCAGACGGTCTTCCGGGATTAGAGTAGGCTCGTATGAAATTTTAAAAATGAATGTTGTTAATTCAGGATGATAGTTAACGGTCATTCCCTCATATTCGTCGTAGACACTCTTTAGGGCCTCATCAATTTCGTAGGTGGGTACAAACCAGAAATTCTCTGAAGCAGACATAATAGACGAACTTCTATTTTCAAGAAAATTCGTTTGATTAAGCGAAATATATAAAATGCTGACTACAAAAATAACCGCAACGACCTCGATCGTATGCTTTTTCATTTCTTTTTTATGTTCAATTGTTTTTCTGTATTTTTGCTGAATGTTTCTTGATTTCGGATGCATTTTCACCACAGGCTGCTAACACCTCCATGTTTGATCAATCCTCGTCATATTCGCGCGTATAAATGCGTCATTCCGCTTCTAAATTTTGACCATCAGTTGAAAAGACAATGGATTCGCAGAATGATTCATCCTAATTTTATCACAAGTCCTATCTATTGGAATTTAATTTATTGTAGTAGGAAAACATTATTCTGGACAGGTTATGGTGACGTCGTGAAAATATGATGGCATAAGTGTTCCAGCTGTTTGAGAAATGAGGGAAGTTAATCAAAT contains the following coding sequences:
- a CDS encoding aldo/keto reductase yields the protein MKNHLDIKHKLGLGTAPLGNMFREVPEKEAMETIQTAWDEGIRYFDTAPLYGAGLAELRLGEILSSYKRDEYLLSSKVGRIVLDEEEEKEGLFEYGRKNKIQTDYTEDGTLRSIEDSLKRLKTDRLDMVFVHDISPDFLGDEWVTKFDEARKGAFKVLDRLRDEGVISAWGLGVNTTISIEVALELEEAHPDLSLSATQYTLLQHERALERMMPLTQQKGAGLVIGSAFNSGALLGGDYFDYQKITPEIKEKVNQFNEVALRHNVSLKDAALQFSSAHPAVKAIVTGSTRPDRIKEDLAAMNANIPEAFWNELVEKELISKRAPLPKR